A single window of Oenanthe melanoleuca isolate GR-GAL-2019-014 unplaced genomic scaffold, OMel1.0 S001, whole genome shotgun sequence DNA harbors:
- the LOC130265938 gene encoding olfactory receptor 14C36-like has translation MPNSSSISHFLLLPWADTWQLQLLHFCLFLGISLAALLGNGLIISAVACGHHLHTPMFFFLLNLALTDLGCICTTVPKAMHNSLWDTRNISYSGCAAQVFFFVFFISAEFSLLTVMCYDRYVSICKPLHYGTLLGSRACAHMAAAAWASGFLNALLHTANTFSLPLCKGNPLGQFFCEVPQILKLSCSKFYFREVGVSAFATSLVLGCFVFIVFSYVQLFRAMLSIPSEQGRHKALSTCLPHLAVLSLFICTAVFAYLKPPSISSPSLDLSLSVLYSVVPPALNPLIYSLRNQELKGGLRKLMTLCFQKCCTLSFLHQGL, from the coding sequence ATgcccaacagcagctccatcagccacttcctcctgctgccatgggcagacacgtggcagctgcagctcctgcacttctgcctcttcctgggcatctccctggctgccctcctgggcaacggcctcatcatcagcgccgtagcctgcggccaccacctgcacacccccatgttcttcttcctgctcaacctggccctcactgacctgggctgcatctgcaccactgtccccaaagccatgcacaattccctctgggacaccaggaacatctcctactcaggatgtgctgctcaggtgttcttctttgtcttctttatctcagcagagttttccctcctgaccgtgatgtgctacgaccgctacgtgtccatctgcaaacccctgcactacgggaccctcctgggcagcagagcttgtgcccacatggcagcagctgcctgggccagtggctttctcaatgctctgctgcacacagccaatacattttccctgcccctgtgcaaGGGCAATCCtctgggccagttcttctgtgaagtCCCCCAGATCCTCAAACTCTCCTGTTCAAAATTCTACTTTAGGGAAGTTGGGGTTTCTGCTTTTGCTACCTCCTTAGTACTTGGTTGTTTTGtattcattgttttctcctatgtgcagcTCTTCAGGGCCATGCTGAGcatcccctctgagcagggacggcacaaagccttatccacctgcctccctcacctggctgtgctctccctgtttATCTGCACTGCAGTATTTGCCTacctgaagcccccctccatctcctccccatccctggatctgtccctgtcagttctgtactcagtggtgcctccagccttgaaccccctcatctacagcctgaggaaccaggagctcaaaggTGGCCTACGAAAATTGATGACTCTATGTTTTCAGAAGTG